The Sphingopyxis fribergensis genome contains a region encoding:
- a CDS encoding nuclear transport factor 2 family protein, which translates to MEFDVACWRGPALPLTPEELADHYAAGQLCKIYALGMDLRDYDLARSAFADEAKIQGKAGLEPVDESLPATYAVASSFKATQHLIANQYVALNGDQATVWSYGVAHHKVAKGDERDEIIAGVQYRDICRRYPTGWLIVERSIANQWVDMQPRASKI; encoded by the coding sequence ATGGAATTTGATGTCGCATGCTGGCGGGGACCGGCCCTGCCCCTAACCCCTGAGGAGCTTGCCGATCATTACGCGGCTGGACAGCTCTGCAAGATCTACGCGCTGGGAATGGACCTGCGCGACTATGACCTGGCGCGCAGCGCGTTCGCCGACGAGGCGAAGATTCAGGGGAAGGCCGGGCTTGAACCGGTCGATGAAAGCCTGCCAGCGACGTATGCGGTTGCCTCCAGCTTCAAGGCTACGCAGCACCTCATAGCGAACCAGTACGTCGCGCTAAACGGCGACCAGGCGACCGTCTGGAGCTATGGTGTTGCGCACCACAAGGTCGCAAAGGGTGACGAACGAGACGAAATCATCGCCGGCGTCCAGTACCGCGACATCTGCCGCCGTTATCCCACAGGCTGGCTCATCGTCGAGCGCAGCATCGCTAATCAATGGGTCGACATGCAGCCCCGCGCCTCGAAGATCTGA
- a CDS encoding nitroreductase codes for MASLTVTSAVMSRRATRAFTDQPVALDVLKGVLDKARFAPSGCNFQPWEATVLTGAALGDLQSKMRQLPPQDPVEYVIQPADIGADYLARLAENGDRQYTAEGIARDDAAGRQASVMRNYCGFGAPVLLLCYFPRVMGPPQWSDIGMWLQTVMLLLREEGLDSCPQEFLSLYARVIKDHIGVSDETHIFFCGLAIGHADRTAPVNNFERPRVPLDQQVRFVGF; via the coding sequence ATGGCAAGCCTGACCGTGACCAGTGCGGTCATGAGCCGGCGCGCTACCCGCGCGTTCACGGATCAGCCGGTCGCGCTCGATGTGTTGAAAGGCGTGCTGGACAAGGCCCGCTTTGCGCCGTCGGGATGCAACTTCCAGCCATGGGAAGCGACCGTCCTCACCGGCGCGGCGCTTGGCGACCTGCAATCGAAGATGCGGCAATTGCCGCCGCAGGATCCTGTGGAATACGTGATCCAGCCCGCCGACATCGGCGCCGACTATCTCGCGCGCCTGGCCGAAAACGGTGATCGACAGTACACCGCCGAAGGTATTGCCCGGGACGATGCAGCAGGCCGCCAGGCTTCGGTAATGCGCAATTACTGCGGGTTTGGCGCCCCGGTTCTGCTGCTGTGTTATTTCCCTCGCGTCATGGGACCGCCACAGTGGTCGGACATCGGCATGTGGCTCCAAACCGTGATGCTGCTTTTGCGAGAGGAAGGGCTGGATAGCTGTCCCCAAGAGTTCCTGTCGCTCTACGCCCGGGTCATCAAGGACCACATCGGCGTCAGCGATGAAACCCACATCTTCTTCTGCGGGCTCGCCATAGGCCATGCCGACCGAACAGCACCGGTCAACAACTTCGAACGGCCTCGCGTCCCCTTGGACCAGCAAGTTCGCTTTGTGGGTTTTTGA